One Sediminibacillus dalangtanensis genomic region harbors:
- the trpA gene encoding tryptophan synthase subunit alpha, which produces MSKQRINQAFQEVLAQGNKSFVPYIMAGDGGLDSLEEKVQFLQDSGATILELGVPFSDPVADGPTIQEAGIRALKQGVSLRAILEKLGQFKENRSIPIVLMTYLNPIYVYGVESFAEACRTAGVSGLIIPDLPLEEENLVAKELQANDIALIRLASLTSPPERLKELARRTEGFLYAVTVTGTTGARGAFHDNLQEHLASLKNICQVPVLAGFGVSTPEHVKELSANCDGVVVGSKIVDALHQNNRDEIKTLIAAASSKEQTTAE; this is translated from the coding sequence ATGAGTAAACAACGAATAAACCAGGCGTTTCAGGAAGTACTTGCTCAAGGCAATAAGTCGTTTGTTCCATATATTATGGCTGGGGATGGAGGTTTGGACAGTTTAGAAGAAAAGGTTCAATTTCTGCAGGACAGCGGTGCGACCATTCTGGAGCTTGGTGTTCCGTTTTCTGACCCTGTGGCAGATGGTCCGACCATACAGGAGGCAGGTATTCGGGCTCTTAAACAGGGCGTCAGTCTTCGCGCGATTTTAGAAAAACTTGGACAATTTAAAGAAAACCGTTCGATTCCGATTGTCCTTATGACCTATTTGAACCCGATTTACGTTTATGGAGTAGAGTCATTTGCTGAAGCTTGCAGGACTGCCGGAGTCAGCGGCTTGATTATTCCGGACCTGCCGCTTGAAGAAGAAAACCTGGTTGCAAAGGAACTGCAGGCAAATGATATTGCCTTGATCCGCTTAGCATCCTTGACCAGTCCTCCCGAGCGCTTGAAGGAATTGGCGAGACGCACCGAAGGGTTTTTGTATGCTGTCACCGTGACCGGCACAACCGGAGCGAGGGGTGCCTTCCATGATAATTTACAGGAACACTTGGCTTCCTTGAAAAATATTTGCCAGGTACCGGTACTTGCAGGGTTTGGAGTATCGACTCCCGAACATGTCAAAGAACTGAGTGCCAACTGTGACGGTGTCGTCGTGGGGAGTAAAATCGTCGATGCCCTTCATCAAAACAACCGTGATGAAATTAAAACATTGATAGCTGCAGCAAGCAGCAAGGAGCAGACAACTGCTGAATAA